Proteins found in one Pseudomonadota bacterium genomic segment:
- the flhA gene encoding flagellar biosynthesis protein FlhA, translating into MRGGLGAPLLVVMVLAMMVLPLPPIALDGLFTFNISLSLVVLLATIYALRPLELGVFPTVLLVSTLLRLALNVASTRVVLLEGHTGTDAAGRVIESFGDFVIGGNYAVGLVVFAILVIINFVVVTKGAGRISEVSARFTLDAMPGKQMAIDADVNAGLISQEEARQLRQEVRMEADFYGSMDGASKFVRGDAIAGILILFINIIGGLAIGTLQHQLPVAEALRNYTLLTIGDGLVAQIPSLLLSTATAIIVTRMSQAEDMGQQVVAQLFAKPRALGVTGGVIGALGLIPGMPNVIFLALAGASLGAAYWLSNRSKDQSPETEHMMESEPPPTPPEQRDISWDDVQPVDMIGLEVGYRLIPLVDRNQGGELMGRIKGVRKKLSQEMGFLIPSVHIKDNLELPPDGYRILLRGVPVGQGQIHPERDMAINPGRVFGTLDGTPTKDPAFGMDALWIDPTNREHAQTLGYTVVDPSTVVATHLSHLLETNAAQLLGHEEAQLMLDALARTAPKLVEELVPKLLPLAVIVKVMRNLLEEGIPVRDIRTIAETLAEQAPKSQESGDLAAAVRIALSPQIIQKINGMEDELPVMTLDPALEQILQNAFQADSGGPGLEPSLAERLLGSLKDAVKRQESNAQPAVLLVPPVLRRALAKLTRYSIEGLHVLSYNEVPEDRQLRLVATIGG; encoded by the coding sequence ATGCGTGGCGGTCTTGGTGCACCGTTGCTGGTCGTCATGGTGCTCGCCATGATGGTTCTACCTTTGCCGCCCATTGCGTTAGACGGTCTGTTTACCTTCAATATCTCGCTTTCGCTCGTGGTGTTATTGGCCACCATCTACGCCTTGAGGCCACTAGAGCTCGGGGTATTCCCCACGGTGCTGTTGGTCTCGACCTTGCTCCGTTTGGCGCTCAATGTGGCCTCCACCCGGGTGGTATTACTTGAGGGACATACGGGTACCGATGCCGCGGGACGGGTGATTGAGTCATTCGGCGATTTCGTGATCGGTGGGAACTACGCTGTCGGATTGGTCGTTTTCGCGATTTTGGTGATCATCAATTTCGTGGTGGTGACCAAAGGTGCAGGACGGATCTCGGAAGTCAGTGCCCGTTTCACGCTGGATGCCATGCCCGGCAAACAGATGGCCATCGACGCTGATGTGAACGCTGGGCTGATCAGCCAGGAGGAGGCGCGGCAATTACGCCAGGAAGTCCGGATGGAGGCCGATTTTTACGGCTCCATGGACGGCGCAAGTAAGTTCGTCCGCGGCGATGCCATCGCCGGCATTCTGATTTTGTTCATCAATATTATTGGCGGTTTGGCCATCGGCACCTTGCAGCACCAATTGCCCGTGGCCGAGGCCTTGCGAAACTACACACTGTTGACCATCGGCGATGGCCTCGTGGCTCAAATTCCTTCACTGCTGTTGTCCACGGCCACCGCCATTATCGTGACCCGCATGTCCCAGGCAGAAGACATGGGGCAACAGGTGGTGGCGCAGTTGTTCGCCAAACCGCGTGCCTTGGGGGTCACCGGCGGTGTTATTGGTGCATTGGGCTTGATTCCCGGCATGCCCAACGTGATTTTTCTTGCCTTAGCGGGCGCCAGTCTCGGTGCCGCGTATTGGCTCAGCAATCGCAGCAAAGATCAGTCCCCGGAAACCGAGCACATGATGGAGTCGGAACCGCCGCCCACACCGCCCGAACAACGGGATATCAGCTGGGATGACGTCCAACCAGTGGACATGATCGGTTTAGAGGTGGGGTACCGGCTGATTCCGTTGGTCGACCGCAATCAGGGTGGCGAACTCATGGGTCGCATCAAAGGGGTCCGCAAAAAGCTGTCCCAAGAAATGGGATTTCTCATTCCGTCTGTTCACATCAAAGACAATTTGGAACTTCCGCCCGATGGTTACCGCATTCTGTTGAGAGGGGTCCCCGTCGGTCAGGGACAGATCCATCCGGAGCGGGATATGGCCATCAACCCCGGACGGGTGTTCGGCACCCTGGATGGAACACCGACCAAGGATCCGGCTTTCGGCATGGATGCTTTGTGGATTGATCCAACCAATCGCGAACACGCCCAAACATTGGGTTACACCGTTGTGGACCCAAGCACGGTGGTGGCCACCCACCTCAGCCACTTGTTGGAAACGAACGCCGCCCAGTTGCTGGGACACGAAGAAGCTCAACTCATGTTGGACGCGCTGGCGCGAACAGCGCCCAAGTTGGTGGAAGAACTGGTTCCGAAATTGCTACCCCTGGCGGTCATTGTGAAGGTGATGCGCAACCTTCTGGAGGAAGGGATTCCCGTTCGGGATATCCGGACCATCGCCGAAACATTGGCGGAGCAGGCGCCGAAGAGTCAAGAATCTGGCGATTTAGCCGCGGCCGTTCGCATTGCGCTCTCCCCACAAATTATCCAAAAAATCAATGGGATGGAAGATGAGCTTCCCGTGATGACGCTAGATCCCGCCTTGGAACAGATCTTGCAAAATGCCTTTCAGGCCGATAGCGGCGGTCCTGGCTTGGAGCCCAGCTTGGCGGAACGACTACTGGGCTCTCTGAAAGATGCGGTCAAGCGTCAGGAGTCCAATGCGCAGCCGGCCGTGCTTTTGGTTCCACCTGTTCTCAGGCGAGCGTTGGCGAAACTGACGCGTTATAGCATCGAGGGATTGCATGTCTTGTCATACAACGAAGTACCGGAGGACCGTCAACTTCGCTTGGTCGCGACCATCGGTGGATAA
- the flhB gene encoding flagellar biosynthesis protein FlhB: MAERDNAQERTERATPKRLQEAREQGQIPRSRELATAAVMISAAVGLMFLGEQMMREGSGLFARYLSIDPRGLAHPSQLPVILGVALWDSVRLLIPLLLVLAAAAVLGPAALGGWSFSAKAMAFKPEKLDPIKGLGRIFSARGLMELAKALAKFLVVGGVAAVVLWSMSDELLHLGLQPSATGLAQTGSLYLQAFLYISAGLIVIAMVDVPFQLWDHGKQLRMTRQEVKDEMKETDGRPEVRAKIRSIQREMAQRRMMEAIPTADAVITNPTHVAVALRYDPDQMGAPVVVAKGAELVAAQIRRIARENEVPVVSSPPLARAVFHSTELGDAIPAELYLGVAQILAYVYQFKEAQTKGTSPPAVPSPQVPKEFIDKTEQ, translated from the coding sequence ATGGCCGAACGTGACAACGCCCAGGAGCGCACAGAACGCGCAACGCCCAAGCGCCTGCAAGAGGCACGGGAGCAAGGACAGATTCCTCGTTCCAGAGAGCTGGCCACCGCCGCGGTGATGATATCAGCGGCCGTGGGTTTGATGTTTCTCGGCGAACAGATGATGCGGGAGGGCAGCGGCCTGTTTGCCCGTTACCTGTCTATCGACCCGCGCGGTCTGGCACATCCTTCCCAGCTTCCGGTCATCCTGGGGGTCGCGCTCTGGGACAGCGTCCGGTTGTTGATTCCGCTGTTGTTGGTGTTGGCTGCGGCGGCGGTTCTGGGTCCTGCCGCACTGGGCGGATGGAGTTTCAGCGCCAAGGCCATGGCGTTTAAGCCCGAAAAGCTCGATCCCATCAAAGGGCTGGGCCGGATTTTCTCAGCGCGGGGATTAATGGAACTTGCTAAAGCGTTGGCCAAGTTCCTGGTCGTGGGTGGCGTGGCAGCGGTGGTGTTGTGGTCCATGTCCGATGAGCTGCTGCACCTCGGCCTGCAGCCCAGCGCGACCGGTCTCGCCCAAACCGGATCGTTGTACCTGCAGGCATTCTTGTACATCAGCGCCGGCCTTATCGTCATCGCGATGGTGGATGTTCCTTTTCAGCTCTGGGATCACGGTAAACAGCTCAGGATGACCCGCCAGGAAGTCAAAGATGAAATGAAAGAAACGGACGGCCGTCCCGAGGTTCGCGCCAAGATTCGAAGCATCCAGCGAGAAATGGCCCAACGCCGCATGATGGAGGCTATCCCGACGGCGGATGCGGTGATTACCAACCCCACCCACGTCGCGGTCGCCTTGCGCTACGACCCGGACCAGATGGGGGCCCCCGTGGTTGTTGCCAAAGGGGCTGAGCTCGTGGCCGCTCAGATTCGCCGAATCGCACGTGAAAACGAAGTACCGGTGGTGTCCTCACCACCCTTGGCAAGGGCCGTTTTCCACAGCACGGAGTTGGGCGATGCCATACCGGCAGAGTTGTATTTGGGCGTTGCTCAAATACTGGCGTATGTCTACCAGTTCAAAGAAGCCCAAACCAAGGGCACCTCGCCACCCGCCGTTCCTAGTCCTCAGGTTCCAAAAGAATTCATCGATAAAACAGAGCAATAA
- the fliR gene encoding flagellar biosynthetic protein FliR encodes MTLSAAEIQALLMNYFGPFCRITGLLLVAPIFSAAFIPIRVRLGLAVALTVVIAPMLPSSQPSYSDSVWVLMIVQQLMLGVAMGFVVQLVFNAIVIGGQAIAMSMGLGFAFSIDQQNGVSVPVLSQFYLMIGTLLFLALNGHLILIRVLAESFQVLPVTAMALTKEGLWLIVTFGARMFSGAVQIALPALAAILIVNLAFGITSRAAPTLNLFAVGFPVSMLLGFLVLMWSIPNLQPVLMTLTNDSFELIWALLIGER; translated from the coding sequence ATGACCCTATCGGCGGCGGAAATTCAGGCCTTGTTAATGAACTACTTCGGGCCGTTTTGCCGCATCACCGGATTATTGTTGGTGGCGCCGATCTTCTCCGCCGCGTTTATTCCGATTCGGGTTCGTCTCGGCCTGGCCGTGGCTTTGACGGTCGTTATTGCACCGATGCTGCCTTCTTCTCAACCCAGCTACAGCGATTCAGTGTGGGTGCTGATGATCGTTCAGCAGCTCATGTTGGGGGTGGCTATGGGCTTCGTTGTGCAGTTGGTCTTTAACGCCATCGTCATTGGCGGGCAGGCCATCGCCATGTCGATGGGCTTGGGTTTCGCCTTTTCCATCGACCAACAAAACGGGGTCAGTGTGCCGGTGCTCAGTCAATTTTATCTGATGATCGGAACTCTGCTGTTTCTGGCCTTGAACGGACATCTGATTTTAATTCGCGTGTTGGCCGAGAGTTTTCAAGTGCTTCCCGTCACCGCAATGGCCCTCACCAAAGAGGGCTTATGGCTGATCGTGACTTTTGGTGCCCGCATGTTTTCCGGAGCTGTCCAGATCGCACTACCGGCGCTGGCCGCGATTCTGATCGTCAACCTTGCTTTCGGAATCACCAGCCGCGCCGCGCCGACCCTGAATCTGTTCGCTGTCGGTTTTCCGGTTTCTATGTTGTTGGGATTTCTGGTCCTGATGTGGAGCATTCCCAATCTACAGCCCGTCCTGATGACACTAACCAACGATAGCTTTGAGTTGATTTGGGCTCTTTTGATCGGAGAACGGTGA
- the fliQ gene encoding flagellar biosynthesis protein FliQ — MGPETVLEIGYQALWVTVLLATPLLVSALAIGVLIGMLQAATQINEMTLSFIPKLAVLALSLFIFGAWMLTVIMDFTRRLITNIPMLIG, encoded by the coding sequence ATGGGGCCGGAGACGGTACTGGAAATCGGTTATCAGGCACTGTGGGTCACGGTGCTCCTGGCGACGCCGTTATTGGTTTCCGCCTTGGCGATCGGTGTCCTCATCGGCATGTTGCAAGCGGCGACCCAAATCAATGAGATGACCTTGAGTTTTATCCCCAAGTTGGCGGTCCTGGCGCTCTCATTGTTTATCTTTGGCGCGTGGATGCTGACCGTGATCATGGATTTCACACGCCGATTGATTACCAACATCCCGATGCTGATCGGGTAA
- the fliP gene encoding flagellar type III secretion system pore protein FliP (The bacterial flagellar biogenesis protein FliP forms a type III secretion system (T3SS)-type pore required for flagellar assembly.), whose product MKDLSIAVGAFLLLVCCGAAWAEPGIPALTLQTGDDGGQNVTLSIQILALMTALTLLPALLLMMTGFTRIIIVLALLRQALGTPQTPPNQVLLGLALFLTFFIMTPVWQQVYSDGVEPYLDEEVAAADALTAGMAPVREFMLAQTREADLMLFADMAGASAFETADDVPLSILAPAFVTSELKTAFQIGFLVFIPFVIIDLVVASVLMAMGMMMLSPMLISLPFKVMLFVLVDGWVLVMGTLATSFYV is encoded by the coding sequence ATGAAAGATCTTTCTATTGCAGTCGGGGCCTTCTTGTTGCTGGTGTGCTGCGGTGCGGCGTGGGCTGAGCCGGGTATTCCGGCTCTGACGCTGCAAACGGGTGACGATGGCGGACAGAACGTCACGCTGAGTATTCAGATACTCGCGCTGATGACGGCCCTGACGCTGTTACCCGCACTGCTGCTGATGATGACCGGTTTTACCCGGATCATCATCGTCCTGGCATTGCTTCGACAGGCTCTGGGCACGCCACAGACTCCGCCCAACCAAGTCTTGCTCGGCTTGGCGTTGTTTCTGACATTTTTCATCATGACGCCTGTTTGGCAGCAAGTTTACTCCGATGGAGTCGAGCCGTATCTCGATGAAGAGGTGGCGGCTGCCGATGCACTGACCGCCGGCATGGCACCGGTCCGTGAGTTCATGTTGGCGCAGACCCGGGAGGCGGACTTGATGCTCTTCGCCGACATGGCCGGCGCCAGTGCGTTCGAAACTGCTGATGACGTGCCGCTTTCGATCCTGGCACCGGCATTCGTAACGAGCGAGCTGAAGACGGCATTTCAAATTGGCTTTCTGGTGTTCATACCGTTCGTCATCATCGATCTGGTCGTGGCCAGTGTGTTGATGGCCATGGGCATGATGATGCTTTCTCCCATGCTGATTTCCCTACCGTTCAAAGTGATGTTGTTTGTTCTGGTGGACGGTTGGGTGTTGGTCATGGGGACGCTGGCCACGAGTTTCTACGTATAA
- the fliO gene encoding flagellar biosynthetic protein FliO, producing MALIWVAAMAIGMPGSNAWGEQADVSPPVLPDGIGTPAALGSGQLLSLVGSLVLIVVLIFALAWLMRRFTGFSGTADGHLQILGGLAVGQRERVVLLKVGNRQLLLGVAPGRVNTLQVLDEPLITASRATAEGESFAVRLKDVIRAGRS from the coding sequence TTGGCATTGATCTGGGTCGCGGCGATGGCGATCGGTATGCCGGGCTCCAACGCTTGGGGGGAGCAAGCGGATGTCTCGCCACCGGTGCTTCCGGATGGAATCGGGACACCCGCCGCCTTGGGCTCGGGGCAGTTACTGAGCTTGGTGGGTAGCCTCGTGTTGATCGTCGTCTTGATCTTTGCACTGGCTTGGCTGATGCGACGATTTACCGGGTTTAGTGGCACCGCCGACGGTCATTTACAAATACTCGGGGGCTTGGCGGTGGGACAAAGAGAACGGGTTGTCCTGTTGAAGGTCGGAAACCGCCAACTTCTACTCGGAGTTGCGCCCGGCCGGGTCAATACTCTGCAGGTCTTGGACGAGCCCTTAATCACCGCGAGCCGTGCGACGGCAGAAGGTGAGAGCTTCGCCGTACGCCTCAAAGACGTCATTCGGGCGGGCCGGTCATGA
- the fliN gene encoding flagellar motor switch protein FliN, with product MTDANDSDQSQAQAEDAWAEAMAEQAGDKKATEEAATVATEGPADAAPQADPLPTATFDSLTDDGGDDDSPVNLDVILDVPVTLSMEIGRTRISIRNLLQLNQGSVLELDRLAGESLDVLVNGTLIAHGEVVVLNERYGIRLTDVISPAERVKKLR from the coding sequence ATGACTGATGCCAACGATTCGGATCAAAGCCAAGCCCAAGCCGAGGATGCCTGGGCCGAAGCGATGGCCGAACAAGCAGGCGATAAGAAAGCCACTGAGGAGGCAGCGACGGTCGCGACCGAGGGGCCGGCCGATGCCGCCCCACAGGCTGACCCCTTGCCCACAGCCACCTTCGATTCCTTGACGGACGACGGGGGTGACGATGATTCCCCGGTCAATCTCGATGTCATCTTGGATGTTCCGGTGACGTTGTCAATGGAAATTGGCCGCACGCGAATCAGTATCCGGAATCTGTTGCAACTCAACCAAGGTTCGGTGCTGGAATTGGATCGCCTGGCCGGCGAGTCGCTGGACGTGTTGGTCAATGGGACTTTGATCGCCCATGGCGAGGTCGTGGTATTGAACGAGCGCTACGGCATCCGACTGACGGACGTGATCAGTCCGGCAGAGCGGGTGAAGAAACTTCGCTGA
- the fliM gene encoding flagellar motor switch protein FliM, whose protein sequence is MAVDEILSQDEIDALLNGVEDGAVDTESEPPPVDGEVRPYDLSNQERIFRGRLPTLEMINERFVRLFRTGMYNMLRRYTQVTAEKVQIRKYGEYISGLLMPTSLNMVRVHPLHGTALFILDPKLVFTSVESFFGGDGRFPIKVEGRDFTPSENRVVQLVLNRAFADMAEAWAPILALKHEFLQSEMNPSFANITTHNELVVISVFQIEVEGFSDIGELHVTMPMTMVDPLRQLLEAGVQADRNTVDDLWATALQEEIKDASVAISSTLASADLTLRDVLELRAGDVIPIELPELVSVIAEDVPVLRGKFGVFRGSNAIKIVEKVERRELLARGAATQEEKQNSDRKPV, encoded by the coding sequence ATGGCCGTGGACGAGATACTCAGTCAGGACGAGATTGATGCGCTGCTCAACGGCGTGGAAGATGGCGCGGTCGATACCGAATCTGAACCGCCGCCGGTTGATGGCGAAGTACGACCCTACGATCTAAGCAACCAAGAAAGAATTTTCCGCGGCAGGTTGCCCACGCTCGAGATGATTAACGAGCGGTTCGTTCGATTGTTCCGTACCGGCATGTACAACATGCTAAGACGTTACACGCAAGTGACCGCGGAGAAGGTCCAGATCAGAAAATACGGGGAATATATCAGTGGCCTGCTGATGCCCACCAGTTTGAACATGGTCCGGGTTCACCCGCTACACGGCACGGCCTTATTTATTCTGGATCCGAAGCTGGTTTTCACCTCGGTCGAAAGTTTTTTCGGCGGTGATGGCCGCTTTCCCATCAAGGTGGAGGGGCGCGACTTTACCCCGTCGGAGAACCGCGTGGTTCAACTGGTTCTCAACCGCGCGTTCGCGGATATGGCCGAGGCATGGGCGCCGATCTTGGCACTGAAACATGAATTTCTCCAATCGGAGATGAACCCCTCTTTCGCGAATATCACCACCCACAACGAGCTGGTGGTGATCAGTGTTTTCCAGATTGAGGTTGAGGGCTTCAGCGATATTGGGGAACTGCACGTCACCATGCCCATGACCATGGTAGACCCGTTGCGGCAGCTACTGGAGGCAGGTGTCCAAGCCGATCGCAATACGGTGGACGATCTGTGGGCCACTGCGTTGCAGGAGGAGATCAAGGACGCCTCGGTCGCGATCTCGAGCACGCTTGCTTCTGCGGACCTGACCTTGCGGGATGTATTGGAGCTGAGGGCCGGTGATGTGATTCCCATTGAGTTGCCGGAGCTGGTCAGTGTCATCGCCGAAGATGTGCCGGTGCTGAGAGGGAAATTTGGCGTCTTCAGGGGATCGAACGCGATCAAGATCGTCGAGAAAGTTGAAAGACGCGAACTCCTTGCCCGTGGCGCTGCGACCCAAGAAGAGAAACAGAACTCGGACAGAAAGCCTGTCTAG
- a CDS encoding flagellar basal body-associated FliL family protein, with amino-acid sequence MAQAQAADGKDNAPAESSNRMMLIVIIIGVVLILLVGGGIAAFVLMADDPQPVVAEEQEPVEAPAIYYPMEPPFVVNFGSPDSPRFLQVGISIAVTKDETIEVIHSHNPMIRNNLLLILSNQDFGELGTLEGKESLRAEMLEELGRVLEEKTGERDVTQVYLTSFVMQ; translated from the coding sequence ATGGCTCAAGCTCAGGCCGCTGACGGAAAAGACAACGCTCCAGCCGAAAGTTCCAATCGCATGATGTTGATTGTGATCATCATCGGCGTCGTATTGATTCTTCTCGTCGGCGGAGGAATCGCCGCGTTCGTGCTGATGGCAGACGATCCTCAACCGGTCGTCGCTGAAGAACAAGAGCCTGTAGAGGCGCCTGCGATTTATTACCCGATGGAACCCCCCTTTGTTGTCAATTTCGGTTCCCCGGATAGCCCGCGGTTCCTTCAGGTCGGGATAAGCATTGCGGTTACGAAGGACGAAACCATCGAGGTAATTCATAGTCATAACCCAATGATAAGAAACAATTTATTGTTGATTTTGAGCAATCAGGATTTCGGCGAGCTCGGGACGCTTGAAGGCAAAGAGAGCTTGCGGGCGGAGATGTTGGAAGAGTTGGGTCGTGTGCTGGAAGAAAAAACCGGGGAGCGCGACGTGACGCAAGTATACCTAACCAGCTTTGTAATGCAGTAA
- a CDS encoding flagellar hook-length control protein FliK produces the protein MRSPSDEGRSNQAAETLPAELLGGNVLPASGKILPPISGDGSADLQLTNPSVAANNLLSQAMMAPANAASKVDSGRDHKLTVSHTTAAIVSDSNSQPISVYSQDDVPSPAKIQLPEFALLSESAGDRPALATGTELGGSSLPEGVDDTSTLEPSISLSALSSRTANNPRPGSMAPTSFTLDVPVNHAQWGNRVADRIVWMSTEGLQAARLSLNPPDLGAVDVRLSVVDDQVSVWFQSGNAAAREALEATLPRLREMFQEQGLQLGQAHVSDGEPFSQHADQNAKDGYPNGSSWFGDRVSEESEAASGLLVHERDGLIDTYA, from the coding sequence TTGCGATCCCCAAGCGATGAAGGCCGGTCCAACCAAGCGGCAGAAACGCTGCCGGCGGAACTTCTGGGCGGCAACGTGTTACCGGCAAGCGGCAAGATCTTGCCGCCCATAAGCGGCGACGGGTCGGCTGACTTACAGTTGACCAATCCTTCGGTCGCGGCGAACAACCTTTTATCGCAAGCGATGATGGCGCCGGCCAACGCGGCCTCAAAGGTGGACTCAGGTCGGGACCATAAGCTAACCGTAAGTCACACCACGGCCGCCATCGTGTCCGATTCCAACTCGCAACCCATCTCCGTGTATAGCCAAGATGATGTCCCATCACCGGCTAAAATCCAGTTGCCGGAATTTGCTTTGTTGTCAGAGTCGGCCGGTGACCGTCCGGCCTTGGCCACGGGTACGGAGCTCGGTGGTTCATCTCTGCCGGAGGGAGTGGACGATACGTCCACACTCGAGCCATCAATTTCGCTAAGTGCTTTATCATCCCGGACCGCGAACAACCCACGTCCCGGTTCTATGGCACCGACGAGTTTCACACTGGATGTCCCGGTCAACCACGCGCAATGGGGTAATCGGGTGGCCGACCGCATCGTCTGGATGTCCACTGAAGGGCTCCAGGCAGCGCGACTCAGTCTGAACCCACCGGATTTGGGCGCAGTCGATGTGCGCTTGTCGGTTGTGGACGATCAGGTCTCGGTATGGTTCCAGAGTGGCAACGCAGCGGCCCGGGAAGCTTTGGAGGCGACACTTCCCCGTCTGAGAGAAATGTTCCAAGAGCAAGGGCTGCAGTTGGGTCAGGCCCACGTTTCTGACGGAGAGCCTTTCTCCCAACACGCGGACCAGAACGCAAAAGACGGCTACCCCAACGGATCGTCTTGGTTTGGCGACCGTGTTTCCGAAGAGTCGGAAGCGGCCTCCGGTTTGCTCGTTCATGAGCGTGACGGCCTGATCGATACATACGCTTAA
- the fliJ gene encoding flagellar export protein FliJ produces MTRSERMKPIQDIAESRELDAARRLREAQRIYAKQQEYLEALRHYRKTYAEETNQPDTNVMDARKLRNYRAFLSHLNDSILRQEAAVDSARSRCDQVRQGWVAEHQRHRALDKVVDRLRDQERAAANRKEQRESDECALRLLSRPQPRS; encoded by the coding sequence ATGACGCGTTCGGAACGTATGAAACCGATTCAAGATATCGCCGAATCACGGGAATTAGATGCGGCGCGTCGGCTGCGGGAAGCACAACGCATCTACGCGAAACAACAGGAATACCTCGAGGCCTTGCGACACTATCGGAAGACCTACGCGGAGGAAACCAATCAGCCCGACACCAATGTCATGGACGCCCGCAAATTGCGGAATTACCGAGCCTTTCTGAGTCATCTCAACGACAGTATTCTAAGACAAGAAGCAGCTGTCGATTCGGCACGTTCCCGTTGCGATCAAGTTCGTCAGGGATGGGTGGCGGAGCATCAGCGCCATCGGGCGTTGGATAAAGTCGTGGACCGATTACGTGATCAGGAACGGGCCGCGGCGAATCGCAAGGAACAGCGAGAGTCCGACGAATGTGCCTTGCGTTTGCTCAGCCGTCCTCAGCCTCGATCGTGA
- the fliI gene encoding flagellar protein export ATPase FliI has protein sequence MENITESGPEQTETTSLAPDRSAHWIRRLHRYDQRIKNVPPLVVEGTLQRSVGLTLEAVGCQAAVGGRCRIISPDQRSVEAEVVGFAGERLYLMPTGPMHGQMPNARVVPIRGVADAPVGPELLGRVLDGAGRPLDGRGLLHCVQRMPLTGAPINPLSRQSIREPLDVGVRAINALLTVGRGQRMGLFAGSGVGKSMLLGMMTRYTEADVIVVGLIGERGREVQDFVSRTLGEEGIGRAVVVATPADDPPLMRLQGAWLATTVAEYFRDQGLKVLLLMDSLTRVAQAQREVGLAIGEPPATKGYPPSVFAKIPQLVERAGNDANGHGSITAFYTVLTEGDDHNDPIADAARAILDGHVVLSRRLAESGHFPAIDIEASVSRAITDMAEPAHLEQVRRFRRIYSTYQQNRDLISVGAYQAGSDRTIDEAILQFPVMSAFLQQDVHEAVSFRESLEGLQTLLAPLSAASSSVGSDA, from the coding sequence ATGGAAAATATCACCGAATCGGGGCCTGAACAGACCGAAACGACATCCCTGGCGCCGGATCGCTCAGCCCATTGGATTAGACGTCTTCATCGCTATGATCAGCGCATCAAAAACGTCCCGCCTCTGGTCGTTGAGGGCACCTTGCAACGGAGTGTTGGACTCACTTTGGAAGCGGTGGGCTGCCAAGCGGCGGTGGGTGGACGCTGCCGAATCATTTCGCCCGATCAGCGCAGCGTCGAGGCGGAAGTGGTGGGATTCGCCGGCGAGCGCCTTTATCTGATGCCCACCGGCCCGATGCACGGACAGATGCCTAACGCTCGCGTGGTACCCATCCGCGGTGTGGCCGATGCTCCTGTTGGCCCCGAATTGCTGGGCCGGGTGCTTGATGGGGCCGGCCGGCCGTTGGACGGAAGGGGTCTGTTACATTGCGTACAACGGATGCCTTTAACCGGTGCGCCCATCAATCCTTTGAGCCGCCAGTCTATCCGCGAACCACTGGACGTCGGTGTCCGCGCGATTAATGCCTTATTGACCGTTGGGCGCGGCCAGCGCATGGGTCTGTTCGCGGGAAGCGGGGTGGGTAAGAGCATGCTTCTGGGCATGATGACCCGCTATACCGAAGCCGATGTCATCGTGGTTGGTTTGATCGGCGAACGGGGGAGGGAAGTGCAGGACTTTGTAAGCCGCACGCTGGGAGAGGAGGGTATCGGCCGGGCGGTCGTAGTGGCCACGCCGGCAGACGATCCACCCCTGATGCGATTACAGGGTGCATGGTTAGCGACCACGGTTGCGGAGTATTTTCGCGACCAAGGGCTCAAGGTTCTGCTCCTGATGGATTCTTTAACCCGGGTGGCCCAGGCCCAACGCGAGGTGGGTTTGGCCATCGGGGAGCCGCCAGCAACCAAAGGGTATCCACCCTCAGTTTTCGCCAAGATCCCCCAATTGGTGGAACGTGCGGGTAACGATGCCAACGGGCACGGTTCGATTACGGCCTTCTACACCGTGCTGACGGAAGGTGATGATCACAACGATCCCATCGCCGACGCAGCGCGCGCCATTCTAGACGGTCATGTGGTGCTCTCGAGGCGCTTGGCGGAGTCGGGACATTTCCCTGCCATCGACATCGAGGCGTCTGTCAGTCGCGCCATCACTGATATGGCCGAACCCGCGCATTTGGAACAGGTCCGCCGCTTTCGTCGTATTTATTCGACCTATCAGCAAAACCGTGACTTGATCAGCGTGGGAGCCTACCAAGCAGGCAGCGACCGCACCATTGACGAGGCCATTTTACAATTTCCGGTGATGTCCGCTTTTCTCCAGCAGGATGTGCACGAAGCGGTCAGCTTTCGGGAAAGCCTTGAGGGTTTGCAGACCCTGCTCGCGCCATTGAGCGCAGCGTCCTCAAGTGTCGGTTCTGATGCATAG